AGCTTCCTGAGAAAGGCTTCGTTCCTGCCCGTACCAAAACAAAAACAAATATCTGTTTCAAATCCAATATCGATCTGTTTTCGGATATTCTCGATTATAAACGGGTAAGCAGCATTCTGCAATTCCTTATTATCGTAGTAATTATAATTGGTTTCCCGGCCATTCGCCCCTCTGATAGTAAATCCAAGGGGAAATACGGAATGAATATAAAACCTGTGATAAAAGGCTGCTACTCCGCCAAATGCTTCAATCATATCATAAATAAACTCCGACGAAGGCTCGTGAGTTATCGGTCCGGGAAATGCGATTCCACATCTGGATATCAACCTTTTGGGATCAGTAAATGAAACCCCGGTAGTTCCAGAGCCGAACCTTCCAGGGTTGATGCCAAGTATTAAATGCCGCGGATGATTATCATTATAGTACTTGTGATAGAATTCGGTAGAAGCCGCGAGGGCAACTTCGTTTTGCTTATAAGGATTCATAATGGAAATCCCATCAGGTAAAGGTCCAGTATACTCAAGTTGGTTGTTATATTCAATAATCTTATCGGCAAAAGTTGTCATCGTCTCTTCCTGGTTTCAATTCTAAATTAGAATGCATTAAATTATATCAGAGGTTATAAATATACTTAACGGAGCTTTTATGGAGCGTCCAAGGATGAAGCAGGGATCAAATTTAAATTATATAGAATTATTCTAAATAATTTGGTGTTTTAATTACAATCTCATTACTTTGCGACTGTTTGTAATTATTCTAAATAAATAGAGAAATTAATACGTGGTTGTGCCTGAACGATTCTACCGGCAAGCAAGCACCGTGAATTAAAAGTTAGCATATCACTCTGATCCCGCATGACAGTAAAAAAGATAATAGGCAAATTGCATCTTTGGCTCGGACTCGCATCGGGACTAATTGTTTTATTTCTGGGAGTTACAGGATGTATTCTTGCCTATCAACGGGAAATTGAAGATGCTGTTCAATCTTATCGTTTTACCGAAAAGCAGAACCAGGCTTTGCTGACACCAACCCAACTGCAGAAGATTGCGGATATTCAACTGCCCGGAAAAAAACTTCACAGCATCAGCTATCAGACGGGCCGCTCCTCAGTAGCAGTATATTTTAGCTTAGAACCAGAGCAATATTATTACACCGTATTCATCAATCCTTACAGCGGTGAAGTACTCAAGGTAAAGAATATGGCCAATGACTTCTTCCGCATAGTTATCAATGGACATTACTATCTCTGGCTTCCCCCTCATATCGGCCAGCCAATCCTTGCGACAGGTACCCTTATTTTTGTAATCATGATGATAACGGGTATTATTTTATGGTGGCCCCGACATAAAAAAGCATTAAAACAGCGGTTTTCAATAAAATGGGATGCGCGATGGCGAAGGGTAAACTACGACATGCATAATGTATTGGGTTTTTACATGACCTGGGTAGCCCTGTTCCTTGCCTTATCTGGCTTGGTTATGGGATTTCAGTGGTTTTCAAAATCGGTGTACTGGATTGCATCCGGAGGAAAACAACAGGTTCAGTATACTGAAACATTTTCAGACACTACTAAAATCCTCGCAGCAGGTACCGGTATGCCGACAGTAGACAGGCTATGGATGAAAACGATGAAAGAGAATCCTCAATTTAAGGGGATCATCGATGTACATCCTCCTGAAAATGAAAAATCAGCCATTGAGATTGCTGTTAACCCCGACAGTGAAACGTACTGGAAGGCCGACTATCGTTACTATGATCAGCATACTTTAAAAGAGATTGAAGTAAACCATATTTATGGCAGATTTGCCAATGCTTCAGTAGCCGACAAGATCATTCGCATGAATTATGATATCCATGTGGGAGCCATCGGAGGGCTGGCAGGAAAGACTATTGCTTTCTTTTCAAGCCTGATCGCGTCAAGCCTTCCCATTACCGGTTTTCTGATTTGGAGGGGCCGAAAAAAGAAAAAAAGGAAGGCTATTCATTCTATTGAGAAGGTCGAGTTAGCATCAGTGCTGCCCTCATAAATCCAGCACACAGCTGTTTCAAAAGCTTAACATAACGATAATAATCGTAAAGTAACACAATTCCCCGACCAACTGTTATATAAACGAGCTGTCTGATAAACAGCCTGAAAAAACAGAT
The window above is part of the Arcticibacter tournemirensis genome. Proteins encoded here:
- a CDS encoding uracil-DNA glycosylase family protein, which codes for MTTFADKIIEYNNQLEYTGPLPDGISIMNPYKQNEVALAASTEFYHKYYNDNHPRHLILGINPGRFGSGTTGVSFTDPKRLISRCGIAFPGPITHEPSSEFIYDMIEAFGGVAAFYHRFYIHSVFPLGFTIRGANGRETNYNYYDNKELQNAAYPFIIENIRKQIDIGFETDICFCFGTGRNEAFLRKLNDEQKIFKRIIALEHPRYIMQYKSKTKREYIDKYLEAFSQCK
- a CDS encoding PepSY-associated TM helix domain-containing protein produces the protein MTVKKIIGKLHLWLGLASGLIVLFLGVTGCILAYQREIEDAVQSYRFTEKQNQALLTPTQLQKIADIQLPGKKLHSISYQTGRSSVAVYFSLEPEQYYYTVFINPYSGEVLKVKNMANDFFRIVINGHYYLWLPPHIGQPILATGTLIFVIMMITGIILWWPRHKKALKQRFSIKWDARWRRVNYDMHNVLGFYMTWVALFLALSGLVMGFQWFSKSVYWIASGGKQQVQYTETFSDTTKILAAGTGMPTVDRLWMKTMKENPQFKGIIDVHPPENEKSAIEIAVNPDSETYWKADYRYYDQHTLKEIEVNHIYGRFANASVADKIIRMNYDIHVGAIGGLAGKTIAFFSSLIASSLPITGFLIWRGRKKKKRKAIHSIEKVELASVLPS